A single region of the Eulemur rufifrons isolate Redbay chromosome 8, OSU_ERuf_1, whole genome shotgun sequence genome encodes:
- the CYB561D1 gene encoding probable transmembrane reductase CYB561D1 isoform X2 encodes MQPLEVGLVPAPAREPRLTRWLRRGSGILAHLVALGFTIFLTVLSRPGTSDWALMEDTSEGGRRWALPSLLALFLCSQFCLCMAESILLFSPEHSPFFFCSWKARIRLHWAGQTLAILSAALGLGFIISSRTRSELPHLVSWHSWIGALTLLATGGQALCGLCLLCPRAARVSKVARLKLYHLTCGLVVYLMATVTVLLSMYSVWFQAQIKGAAWYLCLALPLYPALVIMHQISSSYLPRKKMEM; translated from the exons ATGCAGCCTTTGGAGGTAGGTCTGGTTCCCGCCCCAGCAAGAGAGCCGAGACTGACCCGCTGGCTGCGGAGAGGCAGTGGGATCTTGGCGCACCTGGTAGCTTTGGGCTTCACCATCTTTCTGACTGTGCTGTCCCGGCCAGGAACCAGTGA CTGGGCCCTGATGGAGGATACAAGTGAAGGAGGAAGGCGAT GGGCGTTACCCA GCTTACTAGCCCTCTTTTTATGTTCACAGTTCTGCCTTTGCATGGCTGAGTCGATCCTACTCTTCTCACCCGAGCACTCCCCATTCTTCTTCTGTTCCTGGAAGGCTCGGATCCGGCTCCACTGGGCGGGGCAGACTCTAGCCATCCTCtctgcagccctgggcctgggcttCATCATCTCCAGCAGGACCCGCAGTGAGCTACCCCATCTGGTGTCCTGGCACAGCTGGATAGGGGCCCTGACACTGCTGGCCACTGGtggccaggcactgtgtgggCTCTGCCTTCTCTGTCCTCGGGCAGCCAGGGTCTCAAAGGTGGCTCGCCTCAAGCTCTACCATCTGACTTGCGGACTGGTGGTCTACCTGATGGCTACAGTGACAGTGCTGCTGAGCATGTACTCAGTGTGGTTCCAGGCCCAGATCAAAGGTGCAGCCTGGTACCTGTGCCTGGCGCTGCCCCTCTATCCAGCCCTCGTGATCATGCACCAGATCTCCAGCTCCTACTTGccaaggaagaaaatggaaatgtga
- the CYB561D1 gene encoding probable transmembrane reductase CYB561D1 isoform X1: protein MQPLEVGLVPAPAREPRLTRWLRRGSGILAHLVALGFTIFLTVLSRPGTSLFSWHPVFMALAFCLCMAESILLFSPEHSPFFFCSWKARIRLHWAGQTLAILSAALGLGFIISSRTRSELPHLVSWHSWIGALTLLATGGQALCGLCLLCPRAARVSKVARLKLYHLTCGLVVYLMATVTVLLSMYSVWFQAQIKGAAWYLCLALPLYPALVIMHQISSSYLPRKKMEM, encoded by the exons ATGCAGCCTTTGGAGGTAGGTCTGGTTCCCGCCCCAGCAAGAGAGCCGAGACTGACCCGCTGGCTGCGGAGAGGCAGTGGGATCTTGGCGCACCTGGTAGCTTTGGGCTTCACCATCTTTCTGACTGTGCTGTCCCGGCCAGGAACCA GTCTTTTCTCCTGGCACCCTGTATTCATGGCCTTGGCG TTCTGCCTTTGCATGGCTGAGTCGATCCTACTCTTCTCACCCGAGCACTCCCCATTCTTCTTCTGTTCCTGGAAGGCTCGGATCCGGCTCCACTGGGCGGGGCAGACTCTAGCCATCCTCtctgcagccctgggcctgggcttCATCATCTCCAGCAGGACCCGCAGTGAGCTACCCCATCTGGTGTCCTGGCACAGCTGGATAGGGGCCCTGACACTGCTGGCCACTGGtggccaggcactgtgtgggCTCTGCCTTCTCTGTCCTCGGGCAGCCAGGGTCTCAAAGGTGGCTCGCCTCAAGCTCTACCATCTGACTTGCGGACTGGTGGTCTACCTGATGGCTACAGTGACAGTGCTGCTGAGCATGTACTCAGTGTGGTTCCAGGCCCAGATCAAAGGTGCAGCCTGGTACCTGTGCCTGGCGCTGCCCCTCTATCCAGCCCTCGTGATCATGCACCAGATCTCCAGCTCCTACTTGccaaggaagaaaatggaaatgtga
- the CYB561D1 gene encoding probable transmembrane reductase CYB561D1 isoform X3 gives MQPLEFCLCMAESILLFSPEHSPFFFCSWKARIRLHWAGQTLAILSAALGLGFIISSRTRSELPHLVSWHSWIGALTLLATGGQALCGLCLLCPRAARVSKVARLKLYHLTCGLVVYLMATVTVLLSMYSVWFQAQIKGAAWYLCLALPLYPALVIMHQISSSYLPRKKMEM, from the exons ATGCAGCCTTTGGAG TTCTGCCTTTGCATGGCTGAGTCGATCCTACTCTTCTCACCCGAGCACTCCCCATTCTTCTTCTGTTCCTGGAAGGCTCGGATCCGGCTCCACTGGGCGGGGCAGACTCTAGCCATCCTCtctgcagccctgggcctgggcttCATCATCTCCAGCAGGACCCGCAGTGAGCTACCCCATCTGGTGTCCTGGCACAGCTGGATAGGGGCCCTGACACTGCTGGCCACTGGtggccaggcactgtgtgggCTCTGCCTTCTCTGTCCTCGGGCAGCCAGGGTCTCAAAGGTGGCTCGCCTCAAGCTCTACCATCTGACTTGCGGACTGGTGGTCTACCTGATGGCTACAGTGACAGTGCTGCTGAGCATGTACTCAGTGTGGTTCCAGGCCCAGATCAAAGGTGCAGCCTGGTACCTGTGCCTGGCGCTGCCCCTCTATCCAGCCCTCGTGATCATGCACCAGATCTCCAGCTCCTACTTGccaaggaagaaaatggaaatgtga
- the ATXN7L2 gene encoding ataxin-7-like protein 2 isoform X4, translated as MTLIKEDMSIFGHCPAHDDFYLVVCNHCSQVVKPQAFQKHCERRHGPLSKLYARAPPPPPAPASSQKCHVVNGQGPACRAQGSTKTSSREKGQGSRNRGHQPPEKTQKDNLCLFVPVVNLEKMSSIPKPDGHGIRVAPPSAFLSQPGSLTKDSLGKTPMAPPSKEPPGRENIEIIPNEGSSHRTEGNPPEKEPGGARLPPKTHRKMARKECDLNRQCGVINPETKKICTRLLTCKIHSVHQRREVQGRAKDFDVLVAELKANSRKGECPKEKSPGRKEQALERPSQELPSSVQVVAAVAAPSSTFSARVKQTYPYCALPRSRASSESELDDEGPCGGDGDPGLFPFPLPRGGAQASSEESEEEGTSDDLHLPPDCHYATRPPRPQAFCTFGSRLVSPGCYVFSRRLDRFCSALSSMLERHLSSHMWKKIPPAAEPPSHLVSSPLSAPLSPSSMGSCPRLPGPPPRLACPASTPPTKDSLVPSYPAGSPSVAAACSQAECMGGSQAITSPLPANTPSPSFSKLPPSKASKSSKAKDGAEVEAPSRKRKLSPGPTTFKRTCILEPTGKGKPSGCRGLSAKTKTALSMGLNGTVGPRVKRAGPLDCRGSPHQPPTPVKASQLENRAVAGHPAKALPTNCLSEEEVAKKRKNLATYCRPVKAKHCQAGAPADVACSVRRKKPGPALAFEEKCSTLKSKAH; from the exons ATGACCCTCATTAAAGAAG ACATGTCCATCTTCGGGCACTGCCCGGCCCATGACGACTTCTATTTGGTTGTGTGTAACCACTGCAGCCAAGTGGTGAAGCCTCAAGCTTTCCAGAAGCACTGCG AAAGAAGACATGGGCCCCTCAGCAAGCTTTATGcccgggccccacccccacctccagcccctgccagctCTCAGAAATGCCATGTAGTGAATGGGCAGGGCCCAGCTTGTAGGGCCCAAGGTTCCACCAAAACCTCCTCCAGGGAGAAGGGCCAGGGGTCCCGGAACCGTGGCCACCAGCCTCCTGAGAAGACCCAGAAGGACAACCTCTG CCTTTTCGTGCCTGTGGTGAATCTGGAGAAGATGTCCAGTATCCCGAAGCCTGATGGACACGGAATCAGGGTGGCCCCGCCCTCTGCTTTTCTCAGCCAGCCAGGCAGCCTCACCAAGGACTCCCTTGGAAAAACCCCCATGGCTCCCCCTTCTAAAGAACCTCCTGGCAGAGAGAACATCGAGATAATCCCCAATGAGGGGTCCAGTCACCGGACCGAAGGCAACCCTCCTGAAAAGGAGCCTGGTGGGGCCAGGCTGCCCCCCAAAACCCACCGGAAGATGGCTC GAAAGGAGTGCGACCTCAACAGGCAGTGTGGGGTAATAAATCCAGAGACCAAAAAGATCTGTACCCGTCTGCTGACCTGCAAG ATCCACTCGGTACACCAGCGCCGTGAGGTCCAGGGCCGGGCCAAGGACTTTGACGTGCTAGTGGCAGAGTTGAAGGCCAACTCCCGCAAAGGGGAGTGTCCCAAGGAAAAGAGCCCAGGGCGCAAGGAGCAAGCTCTCGAGCGCCCCTCCCAGGAGCTCCCCTCCTCAGTCCAGGTTGTGGCAGCGGTGGCTGCTCCCAGCAGCACCTTCTCTGCTCGTGTCAAGCAGACCTACCCATACTGTGCACTGCCCAG GTCCCGGGCCTCCTCTGAGAGTGAGTTGGATGATGAAGGCCCCTGTGGTGGTGATGGGGACCCAGGCCTGTTCCCTTTCCCCCTGCCccggggtggggcccaggcctccagtgaggagagtgaggaggaggggacaTCTGACGACCTCCACCTCCCCCCTGACTGCCATTATGCAACCCGGCCCCCACGGCCACAGGCG TTCTGCACCTTCGGGAGCCGGCTGGTGAGCCCAGGATGCTACGTGTTTAGCCGCCGGCTGGACCGGTTCTGTTCGGCACTCAGCTCCATGCTGGAACGGCACCTCAGCTCACACATGTGGAA GAAGATCCCACCAGCGGCTGAACCTCCATCCCATCTTGTCAGTTCCCCCTTATCTGCTCCCTTGAGCCCATCCTCTATGGGCAGCTGCCCCCGCCTTCCAGGCCCACCCCCCAGACTTGCCTGCCCAGCTTCCACACCCCCGACCAAGGACAGCCTTGTCCCCAGCTACCCTGCAGGCTCCCCCAGTGTGGCAGCCGCCTGCAGCCAGGCGGAGTGCATGGGCGGGAGCCAGGCTATCACCTCACCACTGCCTGCCAACACGCCGTCCCCGTCCTTCAGCAAGCTGCCGCCTTCCAAGGCCAGCAAGTCATCCAAAGCCAAGGACGGGGCAGAGGTGGAAGCCCCTTCTCGAAAGCGGAAGTTATCCCCTGGCCCCACCACTTTCAAACGGACCTGCATCCTGGAGCCCACTGGAAAAGGCAAACCCTCTGGCTGCCGGGGTCTCTCGGCCAAGACTAAAACAGCCCTGAGCATGGGGCTTAATGGGACAGTGGGGCCAAGAGTGAAGCGGGCAGGGCCCCTGGACTGTCGGGGTTCCCCTCATCAGCCCCCCACACCGGTCAAGGCTTCTCAGCTGGAGAACCGGGCAGTGGCTGGACACCCAGCCAAGGCCCTGCCGACCAACTGCCTCTCTGAGGAGGAGGTAGCCAAGAAGCGGAAAAACCTGGCCACTTACTGCCGGCCAGTGAAGGCCAAGCACTGTCAGGCCGGTGCCCCGGCTGATGTGGCCTGCTCTGTGCGCCGCAAGAAGCCgggcccagccctggcctttGAGGAGAAGTGCTCTACACTGAAG TCAAAAGCCCATTAA
- the ATXN7L2 gene encoding ataxin-7-like protein 2 isoform X1, producing MAVRERAAAAMAALERRVPSLDDFAGQSWSSWVERADLPAADGAELEESSKNTKKLDAMTLIKEDMSIFGHCPAHDDFYLVVCNHCSQVVKPQAFQKHCERRHGPLSKLYARAPPPPPAPASSQKCHVVNGQGPACRAQGSTKTSSREKGQGSRNRGHQPPEKTQKDNLCLFVPVVNLEKMSSIPKPDGHGIRVAPPSAFLSQPGSLTKDSLGKTPMAPPSKEPPGRENIEIIPNEGSSHRTEGNPPEKEPGGARLPPKTHRKMARKECDLNRQCGVINPETKKICTRLLTCKIHSVHQRREVQGRAKDFDVLVAELKANSRKGECPKEKSPGRKEQALERPSQELPSSVQVVAAVAAPSSTFSARVKQTYPYCALPRSRASSESELDDEGPCGGDGDPGLFPFPLPRGGAQASSEESEEEGTSDDLHLPPDCHYATRPPRPQAFCTFGSRLVSPGCYVFSRRLDRFCSALSSMLERHLSSHMWKKIPPAAEPPSHLVSSPLSAPLSPSSMGSCPRLPGPPPRLACPASTPPTKDSLVPSYPAGSPSVAAACSQAECMGGSQAITSPLPANTPSPSFSKLPPSKASKSSKAKDGAEVEAPSRKRKLSPGPTTFKRTCILEPTGKGKPSGCRGLSAKTKTALSMGLNGTVGPRVKRAGPLDCRGSPHQPPTPVKASQLENRAVAGHPAKALPTNCLSEEEVAKKRKNLATYCRPVKAKHCQAGAPADVACSVRRKKPGPALAFEEKCSTLKVLELPLSLEGKGVWVPEPWPNMLSSKSKAH from the exons ATGGCGGTGCGTGAACGCGCGGCGGCAGCAATGGCCGCTCTGGAGCGGCGGGTGCCGAGTCTCGATGACTTCGCGGGACAGAGCTGGAGCTCGTGGGTGGAGCGGGCCGACCTGCCCGCGGCCGACG GGGCTGAGCTGGAGGAGAGTAGCAAAAACACAAAGAAGTTGGATGCCATGACCCTCATTAAAGAAG ACATGTCCATCTTCGGGCACTGCCCGGCCCATGACGACTTCTATTTGGTTGTGTGTAACCACTGCAGCCAAGTGGTGAAGCCTCAAGCTTTCCAGAAGCACTGCG AAAGAAGACATGGGCCCCTCAGCAAGCTTTATGcccgggccccacccccacctccagcccctgccagctCTCAGAAATGCCATGTAGTGAATGGGCAGGGCCCAGCTTGTAGGGCCCAAGGTTCCACCAAAACCTCCTCCAGGGAGAAGGGCCAGGGGTCCCGGAACCGTGGCCACCAGCCTCCTGAGAAGACCCAGAAGGACAACCTCTG CCTTTTCGTGCCTGTGGTGAATCTGGAGAAGATGTCCAGTATCCCGAAGCCTGATGGACACGGAATCAGGGTGGCCCCGCCCTCTGCTTTTCTCAGCCAGCCAGGCAGCCTCACCAAGGACTCCCTTGGAAAAACCCCCATGGCTCCCCCTTCTAAAGAACCTCCTGGCAGAGAGAACATCGAGATAATCCCCAATGAGGGGTCCAGTCACCGGACCGAAGGCAACCCTCCTGAAAAGGAGCCTGGTGGGGCCAGGCTGCCCCCCAAAACCCACCGGAAGATGGCTC GAAAGGAGTGCGACCTCAACAGGCAGTGTGGGGTAATAAATCCAGAGACCAAAAAGATCTGTACCCGTCTGCTGACCTGCAAG ATCCACTCGGTACACCAGCGCCGTGAGGTCCAGGGCCGGGCCAAGGACTTTGACGTGCTAGTGGCAGAGTTGAAGGCCAACTCCCGCAAAGGGGAGTGTCCCAAGGAAAAGAGCCCAGGGCGCAAGGAGCAAGCTCTCGAGCGCCCCTCCCAGGAGCTCCCCTCCTCAGTCCAGGTTGTGGCAGCGGTGGCTGCTCCCAGCAGCACCTTCTCTGCTCGTGTCAAGCAGACCTACCCATACTGTGCACTGCCCAG GTCCCGGGCCTCCTCTGAGAGTGAGTTGGATGATGAAGGCCCCTGTGGTGGTGATGGGGACCCAGGCCTGTTCCCTTTCCCCCTGCCccggggtggggcccaggcctccagtgaggagagtgaggaggaggggacaTCTGACGACCTCCACCTCCCCCCTGACTGCCATTATGCAACCCGGCCCCCACGGCCACAGGCG TTCTGCACCTTCGGGAGCCGGCTGGTGAGCCCAGGATGCTACGTGTTTAGCCGCCGGCTGGACCGGTTCTGTTCGGCACTCAGCTCCATGCTGGAACGGCACCTCAGCTCACACATGTGGAA GAAGATCCCACCAGCGGCTGAACCTCCATCCCATCTTGTCAGTTCCCCCTTATCTGCTCCCTTGAGCCCATCCTCTATGGGCAGCTGCCCCCGCCTTCCAGGCCCACCCCCCAGACTTGCCTGCCCAGCTTCCACACCCCCGACCAAGGACAGCCTTGTCCCCAGCTACCCTGCAGGCTCCCCCAGTGTGGCAGCCGCCTGCAGCCAGGCGGAGTGCATGGGCGGGAGCCAGGCTATCACCTCACCACTGCCTGCCAACACGCCGTCCCCGTCCTTCAGCAAGCTGCCGCCTTCCAAGGCCAGCAAGTCATCCAAAGCCAAGGACGGGGCAGAGGTGGAAGCCCCTTCTCGAAAGCGGAAGTTATCCCCTGGCCCCACCACTTTCAAACGGACCTGCATCCTGGAGCCCACTGGAAAAGGCAAACCCTCTGGCTGCCGGGGTCTCTCGGCCAAGACTAAAACAGCCCTGAGCATGGGGCTTAATGGGACAGTGGGGCCAAGAGTGAAGCGGGCAGGGCCCCTGGACTGTCGGGGTTCCCCTCATCAGCCCCCCACACCGGTCAAGGCTTCTCAGCTGGAGAACCGGGCAGTGGCTGGACACCCAGCCAAGGCCCTGCCGACCAACTGCCTCTCTGAGGAGGAGGTAGCCAAGAAGCGGAAAAACCTGGCCACTTACTGCCGGCCAGTGAAGGCCAAGCACTGTCAGGCCGGTGCCCCGGCTGATGTGGCCTGCTCTGTGCGCCGCAAGAAGCCgggcccagccctggcctttGAGGAGAAGTGCTCTACACTGAAG GTACTGGAGCTACCTCTGTCCCTTGAAGGAAAGGGAGTTTGGGTTCCTGAGCCGTGGCCTAACATGCTGAGCAGCAAG TCAAAAGCCCATTAA
- the ATXN7L2 gene encoding ataxin-7-like protein 2 isoform X2 → MAVRERAAAAMAALERRVPSLDDFAGQSWSSWVERADLPAADGAELEESSKNTKKLDAMTLIKEDMSIFGHCPAHDDFYLVVCNHCSQVVKPQAFQKHCERRHGPLSKLYARAPPPPPAPASSQKCHVVNGQGPACRAQGSTKTSSREKGQGSRNRGHQPPEKTQKDNLCLFVPVVNLEKMSSIPKPDGHGIRVAPPSAFLSQPGSLTKDSLGKTPMAPPSKEPPGRENIEIIPNEGSSHRTEGNPPEKEPGGARLPPKTHRKMARKECDLNRQCGVINPETKKICTRLLTCKIHSVHQRREVQGRAKDFDVLVAELKANSRKGECPKEKSPGRKEQALERPSQELPSSVQVVAAVAAPSSTFSARVKQTYPYCALPRSRASSESELDDEGPCGGDGDPGLFPFPLPRGGAQASSEESEEEGTSDDLHLPPDCHYATRPPRPQAFCTFGSRLVSPGCYVFSRRLDRFCSALSSMLERHLSSHMWKKIPPAAEPPSHLVSSPLSAPLSPSSMGSCPRLPGPPPRLACPASTPPTKDSLVPSYPAGSPSVAAACSQAECMGGSQAITSPLPANTPSPSFSKLPPSKASKSSKAKDGAEVEAPSRKRKLSPGPTTFKRTCILEPTGKGKPSGCRGLSAKTKTALSMGLNGTVGPRVKRAGPLDCRGSPHQPPTPVKASQLENRAVAGHPAKALPTNCLSEEEVAKKRKNLATYCRPVKAKHCQAGAPADVACSVRRKKPGPALAFEEKCSTLKSKAH, encoded by the exons ATGGCGGTGCGTGAACGCGCGGCGGCAGCAATGGCCGCTCTGGAGCGGCGGGTGCCGAGTCTCGATGACTTCGCGGGACAGAGCTGGAGCTCGTGGGTGGAGCGGGCCGACCTGCCCGCGGCCGACG GGGCTGAGCTGGAGGAGAGTAGCAAAAACACAAAGAAGTTGGATGCCATGACCCTCATTAAAGAAG ACATGTCCATCTTCGGGCACTGCCCGGCCCATGACGACTTCTATTTGGTTGTGTGTAACCACTGCAGCCAAGTGGTGAAGCCTCAAGCTTTCCAGAAGCACTGCG AAAGAAGACATGGGCCCCTCAGCAAGCTTTATGcccgggccccacccccacctccagcccctgccagctCTCAGAAATGCCATGTAGTGAATGGGCAGGGCCCAGCTTGTAGGGCCCAAGGTTCCACCAAAACCTCCTCCAGGGAGAAGGGCCAGGGGTCCCGGAACCGTGGCCACCAGCCTCCTGAGAAGACCCAGAAGGACAACCTCTG CCTTTTCGTGCCTGTGGTGAATCTGGAGAAGATGTCCAGTATCCCGAAGCCTGATGGACACGGAATCAGGGTGGCCCCGCCCTCTGCTTTTCTCAGCCAGCCAGGCAGCCTCACCAAGGACTCCCTTGGAAAAACCCCCATGGCTCCCCCTTCTAAAGAACCTCCTGGCAGAGAGAACATCGAGATAATCCCCAATGAGGGGTCCAGTCACCGGACCGAAGGCAACCCTCCTGAAAAGGAGCCTGGTGGGGCCAGGCTGCCCCCCAAAACCCACCGGAAGATGGCTC GAAAGGAGTGCGACCTCAACAGGCAGTGTGGGGTAATAAATCCAGAGACCAAAAAGATCTGTACCCGTCTGCTGACCTGCAAG ATCCACTCGGTACACCAGCGCCGTGAGGTCCAGGGCCGGGCCAAGGACTTTGACGTGCTAGTGGCAGAGTTGAAGGCCAACTCCCGCAAAGGGGAGTGTCCCAAGGAAAAGAGCCCAGGGCGCAAGGAGCAAGCTCTCGAGCGCCCCTCCCAGGAGCTCCCCTCCTCAGTCCAGGTTGTGGCAGCGGTGGCTGCTCCCAGCAGCACCTTCTCTGCTCGTGTCAAGCAGACCTACCCATACTGTGCACTGCCCAG GTCCCGGGCCTCCTCTGAGAGTGAGTTGGATGATGAAGGCCCCTGTGGTGGTGATGGGGACCCAGGCCTGTTCCCTTTCCCCCTGCCccggggtggggcccaggcctccagtgaggagagtgaggaggaggggacaTCTGACGACCTCCACCTCCCCCCTGACTGCCATTATGCAACCCGGCCCCCACGGCCACAGGCG TTCTGCACCTTCGGGAGCCGGCTGGTGAGCCCAGGATGCTACGTGTTTAGCCGCCGGCTGGACCGGTTCTGTTCGGCACTCAGCTCCATGCTGGAACGGCACCTCAGCTCACACATGTGGAA GAAGATCCCACCAGCGGCTGAACCTCCATCCCATCTTGTCAGTTCCCCCTTATCTGCTCCCTTGAGCCCATCCTCTATGGGCAGCTGCCCCCGCCTTCCAGGCCCACCCCCCAGACTTGCCTGCCCAGCTTCCACACCCCCGACCAAGGACAGCCTTGTCCCCAGCTACCCTGCAGGCTCCCCCAGTGTGGCAGCCGCCTGCAGCCAGGCGGAGTGCATGGGCGGGAGCCAGGCTATCACCTCACCACTGCCTGCCAACACGCCGTCCCCGTCCTTCAGCAAGCTGCCGCCTTCCAAGGCCAGCAAGTCATCCAAAGCCAAGGACGGGGCAGAGGTGGAAGCCCCTTCTCGAAAGCGGAAGTTATCCCCTGGCCCCACCACTTTCAAACGGACCTGCATCCTGGAGCCCACTGGAAAAGGCAAACCCTCTGGCTGCCGGGGTCTCTCGGCCAAGACTAAAACAGCCCTGAGCATGGGGCTTAATGGGACAGTGGGGCCAAGAGTGAAGCGGGCAGGGCCCCTGGACTGTCGGGGTTCCCCTCATCAGCCCCCCACACCGGTCAAGGCTTCTCAGCTGGAGAACCGGGCAGTGGCTGGACACCCAGCCAAGGCCCTGCCGACCAACTGCCTCTCTGAGGAGGAGGTAGCCAAGAAGCGGAAAAACCTGGCCACTTACTGCCGGCCAGTGAAGGCCAAGCACTGTCAGGCCGGTGCCCCGGCTGATGTGGCCTGCTCTGTGCGCCGCAAGAAGCCgggcccagccctggcctttGAGGAGAAGTGCTCTACACTGAAG TCAAAAGCCCATTAA
- the ATXN7L2 gene encoding ataxin-7-like protein 2 isoform X3, translating to MAVRERAAAAMAALERRVPSLDDFAGQSWSSWVERADLPAADGAELEESSKNTKKLDAMTLIKEDMSIFGHCPAHDDFYLVVCNHCSQVVKPQAFQKHCERRHGPLSKLYARAPPPPPAPASSQKCHVVNGQGPACRAQGSTKTSSREKGQGSRNRGHQPPEKTQKDNLCQPGSLTKDSLGKTPMAPPSKEPPGRENIEIIPNEGSSHRTEGNPPEKEPGGARLPPKTHRKMARKECDLNRQCGVINPETKKICTRLLTCKIHSVHQRREVQGRAKDFDVLVAELKANSRKGECPKEKSPGRKEQALERPSQELPSSVQVVAAVAAPSSTFSARVKQTYPYCALPRSRASSESELDDEGPCGGDGDPGLFPFPLPRGGAQASSEESEEEGTSDDLHLPPDCHYATRPPRPQAFCTFGSRLVSPGCYVFSRRLDRFCSALSSMLERHLSSHMWKKIPPAAEPPSHLVSSPLSAPLSPSSMGSCPRLPGPPPRLACPASTPPTKDSLVPSYPAGSPSVAAACSQAECMGGSQAITSPLPANTPSPSFSKLPPSKASKSSKAKDGAEVEAPSRKRKLSPGPTTFKRTCILEPTGKGKPSGCRGLSAKTKTALSMGLNGTVGPRVKRAGPLDCRGSPHQPPTPVKASQLENRAVAGHPAKALPTNCLSEEEVAKKRKNLATYCRPVKAKHCQAGAPADVACSVRRKKPGPALAFEEKCSTLKSKAH from the exons ATGGCGGTGCGTGAACGCGCGGCGGCAGCAATGGCCGCTCTGGAGCGGCGGGTGCCGAGTCTCGATGACTTCGCGGGACAGAGCTGGAGCTCGTGGGTGGAGCGGGCCGACCTGCCCGCGGCCGACG GGGCTGAGCTGGAGGAGAGTAGCAAAAACACAAAGAAGTTGGATGCCATGACCCTCATTAAAGAAG ACATGTCCATCTTCGGGCACTGCCCGGCCCATGACGACTTCTATTTGGTTGTGTGTAACCACTGCAGCCAAGTGGTGAAGCCTCAAGCTTTCCAGAAGCACTGCG AAAGAAGACATGGGCCCCTCAGCAAGCTTTATGcccgggccccacccccacctccagcccctgccagctCTCAGAAATGCCATGTAGTGAATGGGCAGGGCCCAGCTTGTAGGGCCCAAGGTTCCACCAAAACCTCCTCCAGGGAGAAGGGCCAGGGGTCCCGGAACCGTGGCCACCAGCCTCCTGAGAAGACCCAGAAGGACAACCTCTG CCAGCCAGGCAGCCTCACCAAGGACTCCCTTGGAAAAACCCCCATGGCTCCCCCTTCTAAAGAACCTCCTGGCAGAGAGAACATCGAGATAATCCCCAATGAGGGGTCCAGTCACCGGACCGAAGGCAACCCTCCTGAAAAGGAGCCTGGTGGGGCCAGGCTGCCCCCCAAAACCCACCGGAAGATGGCTC GAAAGGAGTGCGACCTCAACAGGCAGTGTGGGGTAATAAATCCAGAGACCAAAAAGATCTGTACCCGTCTGCTGACCTGCAAG ATCCACTCGGTACACCAGCGCCGTGAGGTCCAGGGCCGGGCCAAGGACTTTGACGTGCTAGTGGCAGAGTTGAAGGCCAACTCCCGCAAAGGGGAGTGTCCCAAGGAAAAGAGCCCAGGGCGCAAGGAGCAAGCTCTCGAGCGCCCCTCCCAGGAGCTCCCCTCCTCAGTCCAGGTTGTGGCAGCGGTGGCTGCTCCCAGCAGCACCTTCTCTGCTCGTGTCAAGCAGACCTACCCATACTGTGCACTGCCCAG GTCCCGGGCCTCCTCTGAGAGTGAGTTGGATGATGAAGGCCCCTGTGGTGGTGATGGGGACCCAGGCCTGTTCCCTTTCCCCCTGCCccggggtggggcccaggcctccagtgaggagagtgaggaggaggggacaTCTGACGACCTCCACCTCCCCCCTGACTGCCATTATGCAACCCGGCCCCCACGGCCACAGGCG TTCTGCACCTTCGGGAGCCGGCTGGTGAGCCCAGGATGCTACGTGTTTAGCCGCCGGCTGGACCGGTTCTGTTCGGCACTCAGCTCCATGCTGGAACGGCACCTCAGCTCACACATGTGGAA GAAGATCCCACCAGCGGCTGAACCTCCATCCCATCTTGTCAGTTCCCCCTTATCTGCTCCCTTGAGCCCATCCTCTATGGGCAGCTGCCCCCGCCTTCCAGGCCCACCCCCCAGACTTGCCTGCCCAGCTTCCACACCCCCGACCAAGGACAGCCTTGTCCCCAGCTACCCTGCAGGCTCCCCCAGTGTGGCAGCCGCCTGCAGCCAGGCGGAGTGCATGGGCGGGAGCCAGGCTATCACCTCACCACTGCCTGCCAACACGCCGTCCCCGTCCTTCAGCAAGCTGCCGCCTTCCAAGGCCAGCAAGTCATCCAAAGCCAAGGACGGGGCAGAGGTGGAAGCCCCTTCTCGAAAGCGGAAGTTATCCCCTGGCCCCACCACTTTCAAACGGACCTGCATCCTGGAGCCCACTGGAAAAGGCAAACCCTCTGGCTGCCGGGGTCTCTCGGCCAAGACTAAAACAGCCCTGAGCATGGGGCTTAATGGGACAGTGGGGCCAAGAGTGAAGCGGGCAGGGCCCCTGGACTGTCGGGGTTCCCCTCATCAGCCCCCCACACCGGTCAAGGCTTCTCAGCTGGAGAACCGGGCAGTGGCTGGACACCCAGCCAAGGCCCTGCCGACCAACTGCCTCTCTGAGGAGGAGGTAGCCAAGAAGCGGAAAAACCTGGCCACTTACTGCCGGCCAGTGAAGGCCAAGCACTGTCAGGCCGGTGCCCCGGCTGATGTGGCCTGCTCTGTGCGCCGCAAGAAGCCgggcccagccctggcctttGAGGAGAAGTGCTCTACACTGAAG TCAAAAGCCCATTAA